In the genome of Desulforegula conservatrix Mb1Pa, one region contains:
- a CDS encoding pyridoxal phosphate-dependent aminotransferase, translating into MITGHGGDIQETAARLGCAVTELVDMSSNLNPIGPLPGLEEFLCKNIRSIITLPDADTDRVSSSLARLYDLSAENISAGNGTTQFIYNLPLALKFKKVLILGPVYADYADACAMHGAETTLFMADNDKGFEWDYKKLDHELKIRDAVYICNPNSPTGKLTDAAEIAKLAAQNPDKWVIVDETYLPFLKNWKKQSLLYSDLKNLIVFHSMSKIHRLPGLRIGFMKADKDVVSKFMDFFMPWSINSLAQSAVFHLAERKTDVEKFIKDSANYAYEQKQIIMDGLKGTGIDFFASSSVFMLGKTGPGLPDSATLHNMMLEKKIMIRDCSNFKGLSGRHFRISLHTQENNLNFVKAIRECIGPK; encoded by the coding sequence ATGATTACAGGGCACGGCGGTGATATCCAGGAAACTGCGGCAAGACTTGGCTGCGCAGTCACAGAACTCGTGGACATGAGCAGCAATCTTAATCCGATTGGCCCTTTACCAGGCCTTGAGGAATTTCTCTGCAAAAACATCAGATCAATCATTACTCTGCCAGACGCCGACACTGATCGGGTTTCAAGTTCGCTGGCAAGGCTGTATGACTTGAGCGCCGAAAACATCTCTGCAGGGAACGGCACTACGCAATTCATCTATAATCTTCCTCTTGCCCTGAAATTCAAAAAGGTTCTCATTTTAGGGCCAGTTTATGCAGACTACGCAGACGCATGCGCAATGCACGGAGCAGAAACGACCCTGTTCATGGCTGACAATGACAAAGGATTCGAATGGGATTACAAAAAGCTCGACCATGAGCTAAAAATTCGCGACGCCGTCTACATATGCAACCCAAACAGCCCGACAGGAAAACTGACAGATGCGGCTGAGATAGCCAAACTTGCCGCCCAAAATCCTGATAAATGGGTGATCGTCGATGAGACCTATCTTCCTTTTCTCAAAAACTGGAAAAAACAATCCCTGCTCTATTCAGACCTGAAGAACCTCATAGTGTTTCACTCCATGTCAAAAATACACAGGCTTCCGGGTCTCAGGATAGGATTCATGAAGGCGGACAAGGATGTGGTGAGCAAATTCATGGATTTTTTCATGCCATGGTCCATAAACAGCCTTGCCCAGTCCGCCGTTTTCCATCTTGCGGAAAGAAAAACCGACGTTGAAAAATTCATTAAGGACTCCGCCAATTACGCGTATGAACAAAAACAGATAATCATGGATGGCCTGAAAGGAACAGGAATCGATTTTTTTGCAAGCAGCTCGGTTTTCATGCTTGGCAAAACTGGCCCAGGACTTCCTGATTCTGCAACGCTTCACAACATGATGCTTGAAAAAAAAATCATGATAAGGGATTGTTCCAATTTCAAAGGACTTTCCGGAAGACATTTCAGAATTTCGCTTCATACACAGGAGAACAATCTGAACTTTGTAAAAGCAATCCGGGAATGTATTGGTCCTAAATAG
- the cutA gene encoding divalent-cation tolerance protein CutA: MEITPYCMIITTCSTYDEAAHIANGLIGNKLAACVQLSEIKSFYSWEGQIQHEPEVRLMIKTRTWLYPEVEDFIRKNHSYSIPEIISVPIDRGELKYLSWMDEVTGKTITG, encoded by the coding sequence ATGGAAATAACACCATACTGCATGATAATAACAACCTGCTCCACATATGATGAAGCAGCCCATATAGCGAACGGCCTGATAGGGAACAAGCTGGCCGCCTGCGTTCAGCTTTCCGAAATCAAGAGTTTTTATTCATGGGAAGGCCAGATCCAGCATGAGCCAGAAGTAAGACTGATGATCAAGACAAGAACCTGGCTTTATCCTGAAGTTGAGGATTTTATAAGAAAAAATCATTCATACTCCATTCCTGAGATTATTTCTGTTCCCATAGACCGGGGAGAGCTTAAATATCTCAGCTGGATGGATGAAGTGACAGGGAAGACAATAACAGGCTGA
- a CDS encoding OmpW family outer membrane protein → MKLKNKLKIYGMAFVFLTLSSSPAFSGEYGQFAIGARLYNFETGTSDMNEVDIAFDSAYPIDLNLTWKFMDNLSLEFSTTQFKQEVDGRIDDFSGYMGELTQTPVFLTLRYEQQIHESDINMYFGVGGAYIMNDFDFKKREFPDSFFGVNYKNVDIDDSLALTLSIGAEYKFRENLAMCGDIKLILNQANFTVDYFDNTTGEEDVGLTSSMFGLGLKYYF, encoded by the coding sequence ATGAAATTAAAGAACAAGCTGAAAATATACGGAATGGCTTTTGTGTTCCTGACTTTGTCATCAAGCCCTGCATTCTCTGGCGAATACGGCCAGTTTGCCATAGGAGCAAGACTCTACAATTTTGAAACAGGCACAAGCGATATGAATGAAGTCGACATTGCCTTTGATTCGGCTTATCCCATAGACCTCAATCTTACGTGGAAATTCATGGACAATCTATCTCTTGAATTTTCAACTACCCAGTTCAAACAGGAGGTTGATGGTCGAATTGATGATTTTTCAGGTTATATGGGAGAACTCACCCAAACTCCGGTGTTTTTAACCCTGAGATACGAACAGCAGATTCATGAGAGTGACATCAACATGTATTTCGGTGTTGGAGGAGCTTACATAATGAACGATTTCGACTTCAAAAAACGTGAATTTCCGGATTCTTTTTTTGGTGTAAACTATAAGAATGTGGATATTGATGACAGTTTAGCATTAACCCTGAGCATAGGAGCTGAATACAAATTCAGAGAAAATCTTGCTATGTGCGGAGACATCAAGCTCATTCTGAACCAGGCTAATTTCACAGTGGATTATTTTGACAACACAACAGGAGAGGAAGATGTCGGACTGACATCTTCCATGTTCGGTCTCGGCCTGAAGTATTATTTCTGA
- a CDS encoding universal stress protein, whose protein sequence is MYKSIKNILFATDLSDSAKDALKYAISLAEKHQAKITAFHVLPDVMENFFWGAGFEMDMHFDAEAWKEVTEGRHATALEIISKHIEEVRKGIEEAKDVSVRVKVEIGHPVKNLLEESEQGYDLIVMGTMGHSKFEDMILGSVATGVVRRCKIPVMVVPLADKKE, encoded by the coding sequence ATGTACAAATCCATAAAAAACATACTTTTTGCCACAGATCTTTCAGATTCTGCCAAAGATGCCCTCAAGTACGCAATCAGCCTTGCTGAAAAACACCAGGCGAAAATAACCGCATTCCATGTACTTCCTGATGTGATGGAAAATTTCTTCTGGGGTGCCGGATTTGAGATGGACATGCATTTTGACGCAGAAGCATGGAAAGAGGTCACAGAAGGAAGGCATGCCACTGCATTAGAAATCATTTCCAAGCATATCGAGGAAGTCAGAAAAGGAATAGAAGAAGCCAAGGACGTATCAGTCAGGGTAAAGGTGGAAATCGGCCACCCTGTTAAAAATCTGCTCGAAGAATCCGAACAGGGCTATGATCTGATCGTCATGGGCACAATGGGTCACAGCAAGTTTGAAGACATGATACTGGGAAGCGTTGCAACAGGTGTTGTCAGAAGATGCAAGATACCGGTCATGGTTGTACCTCTTGCCGATAAAAAGGAATAA